The following coding sequences are from one Aethina tumida isolate Nest 87 chromosome 2, icAetTumi1.1, whole genome shotgun sequence window:
- the LOC109603487 gene encoding protein hunchback-like has protein sequence MVSSIIPAFDKASYSDSSENTSESSVKSTKRRTTSNKKKGKTCRNCLETFTNIEDFWQHSRIHIREDKLIACPVCPFVTEYKHHYTYHMGHHTGNKPFKCDQCTYECISKSMLISHQKSHSDLCQYRCADCDYKGKFARLLKIHARRTGHTPGQVLKPDGTPDETKVVEVYGRKRLRKSSVGKSHEVKTEIEPYVPPPKAKCLDDSIDDLPDPFVCDFCCLELYVDYDKHMAYHNKDDPMSCNECGVRYLYGLEFFIHLELKHKK, from the coding sequence ATGGTTTCTTCAATAATCCCAGCTTTCGACAAAGCCAGTTACAGTGATTCTTCTGAAAACACTTCGGAGTCCAGTGTTAAATCAACAAAGAGAAGAACCACCTCGAATAAAAAGAAGGGAAAAACATGTCGCAACTGCTTGGAGACATTTACTAATATAGAAGACTTTTGGCAACACTCCAGGATCCACATAAGAGAAGATAAATTAATAGCTTGTCCAGTATGTCCCTTTGTAACGGAATACAAGCATCATTATACCTACCACATGGGCCACCACACCGGAAACAAGCCATTTAAATGCGACCAATGCACATACGAATGTATCAGCAAGTCCATGTTGATTTCCCATCAGAAATCCCATTCCGACTTGTGCCAATATCGATGTGCTGATTGCGACTACAAAGGGAAATTTGCACGCCTGCTCAAGATTCATGCCAGAAGAACCGGCCACACTCCCGGACAAGTTTTGAAACCCGATGGTACCCCGGATGAAACCAAAGTCGTTGAGGTTTACGGGAGGAAGCGCCTTCGTAAGAGCAGTGTGGGGAAAAGTCATGaagttaaaactgaaattgaaCCTTATGTTCCACCACCTAAGGCTAAATGCTTAGATGATTCGATTGATGATTTGCCAGATCCTTTCGTGTGTGATTTTTGTTGCTTGGAATTGTATGTGGATTACGATAAGCACATGGCTTACCACAACAAAGATGATCCGATGTCTTGTAATGAATGTGGTGTACGTTATTTGTATGGAttggaattttttattcatcttgaacttaaacataaaaaataa